One part of the Leclercia sp. LSNIH1 genome encodes these proteins:
- the trpA gene encoding tryptophan synthase subunit alpha produces the protein MERYDNVFAELKARKEGAFVPFVTLGDPSPEQSLKIIDALVEAGADALELGIPFSDPLADGPTIQSATLRAFAAGVTPTQCFEMLATIRQKYPAMPIGLLMYANLVFNRGIDEFYAECARVGVDSVLVADVPVEESAPFRQAAMRHNVAPIFICPPNADDNLLRQIASHGRGYTYLLSRAGVTGAENKAALPLHHLVEKLTEYNAAPPLQGFGISAPEQVTAALGAGAAGAISGSAIVKIIENNVDKPEQMLSELKAFVSAMKAATRPQ, from the coding sequence ATGGAACGTTACGATAACGTGTTTGCTGAACTTAAGGCCCGCAAGGAAGGCGCGTTTGTTCCCTTCGTCACGCTGGGCGACCCCTCTCCGGAGCAGTCGCTGAAAATCATCGACGCCCTGGTTGAAGCGGGCGCCGACGCGCTGGAGCTGGGCATCCCCTTCTCCGATCCGTTGGCCGATGGCCCGACCATTCAGAGTGCCACCCTGCGCGCCTTTGCCGCAGGCGTGACCCCGACCCAGTGCTTCGAGATGCTGGCAACCATCCGTCAGAAATACCCGGCGATGCCCATCGGCCTGCTGATGTACGCTAACCTGGTCTTTAACCGCGGCATTGACGAGTTCTACGCCGAGTGCGCGCGCGTGGGCGTGGATTCGGTGCTGGTCGCCGATGTCCCGGTCGAGGAGTCTGCCCCGTTCCGCCAGGCGGCGATGCGTCACAACGTTGCGCCGATCTTTATCTGCCCACCGAATGCCGATGATAACCTGCTGCGCCAGATCGCCTCCCACGGTCGCGGCTATACCTACCTGCTGTCCCGCGCCGGCGTTACCGGTGCGGAGAACAAAGCCGCCCTGCCGCTGCACCATCTGGTGGAAAAACTGACGGAGTACAATGCCGCACCGCCGCTGCAGGGCTTTGGTATTTCAGCGCCTGAGCAGGTGACCGCGGCGCTGGGCGCCGGGGCGGCCGGGGCGATTTCCGGCTCGGCGATCGTCAAAATTATCGAGAACAATGTCGATAAGCCTGAACAGATGTTGAGCGAACTGAAGGCCTTTGTCAGCGCCATGAAAGCCGCAACCCGTCCGCAGTAA
- the yedE gene encoding selenium metabolism membrane protein YedE/FdhT — MSWQYFKQTYLIKFWSPVPAVIAAGILSTYYFGITGTFWAVTGEFTRWGGQLLQLAGVHTEAWGYFKLIHLDGSPLTRIDGMMIIGMFGGCFAAALWANNVKLRMPHSRIRIAQAVVGGIIAGFGARLAMGCNLAAFFTGIPQFSLHAWFFALATAVGSYFGARFTLLPLFRIPVKMQKVSAASPLTQKPDQARRRFRLGMLVFFGMLAWALCTALNQPKLGLAMLFGVGFGLLIERAQICFTSAFRDMWITGRTMMAKAIIAGMAVSAIGIFSYVQLGVAPKIMWAGPNAVIGGLLFGFGIVLAGGCETGWMYRAVEGQVHYWWVGLGNVIGSTLLAYWWDDLSPALATNWDKVNLLNTFGPLGGLLVTYILLLVAFLLVLAQEKRFFRRAAMKTDIREEAA; from the coding sequence ATGTCATGGCAATACTTTAAGCAGACTTATTTAATTAAGTTCTGGTCACCTGTTCCTGCCGTTATCGCTGCCGGGATCCTCTCCACCTACTATTTTGGTATCACCGGCACCTTCTGGGCGGTTACGGGTGAATTTACCCGTTGGGGCGGGCAGTTGCTGCAACTGGCGGGCGTTCACACCGAAGCGTGGGGTTACTTCAAACTCATTCACCTTGATGGCTCCCCACTCACACGCATCGACGGCATGATGATCATCGGTATGTTCGGCGGCTGTTTTGCTGCCGCACTCTGGGCAAACAACGTCAAGCTGCGCATGCCGCACAGCCGGATCCGCATCGCCCAGGCGGTGGTTGGCGGTATCATCGCCGGGTTTGGTGCGCGCCTGGCGATGGGCTGTAACCTTGCGGCTTTCTTCACCGGGATCCCGCAGTTCTCCCTCCACGCCTGGTTTTTTGCTCTCGCCACCGCCGTCGGCTCGTACTTTGGCGCGCGCTTTACCCTGCTGCCCCTGTTCCGTATTCCGGTCAAAATGCAAAAAGTGAGCGCCGCCTCGCCGTTAACGCAGAAGCCGGATCAGGCCCGTCGTCGCTTTCGTCTCGGTATGCTGGTCTTCTTCGGCATGCTGGCCTGGGCGCTCTGTACCGCGCTGAACCAGCCGAAGCTCGGGCTGGCGATGCTGTTCGGTGTCGGATTTGGTCTGCTGATTGAACGGGCGCAGATCTGCTTTACCTCCGCGTTTCGCGATATGTGGATCACCGGACGCACCATGATGGCGAAGGCGATTATCGCCGGGATGGCGGTGAGCGCCATCGGGATCTTCAGCTACGTCCAGCTGGGTGTCGCGCCTAAAATCATGTGGGCCGGGCCAAACGCCGTGATCGGCGGGCTACTGTTTGGCTTTGGGATTGTGCTGGCGGGCGGCTGCGAGACCGGGTGGATGTACCGCGCGGTGGAAGGCCAGGTGCACTACTGGTGGGTTGGTCTGGGTAATGTGATTGGCTCGACCCTGCTGGCTTACTGGTGGGATGATTTATCCCCCGCGCTGGCGACCAACTGGGACAAGGTTAATCTTCTCAACACCTTTGGCCCGCTGGGTGGATTACTGGTGACCTACATTTTGCTGCTGGTCGCCTTTTTGCTGGTGCTGGCGCAGGAGAAACGATTCTTCCGCCGCGCTGCCATGAAAACTGACATTCGTGAGGAAGCCGCATGA
- the yedF gene encoding sulfurtransferase-like selenium metabolism protein YedF, with the protein MKAIVPDYRLDMLGEPCPYPAVATLEAMPQLKKGEILEVVSDCPQSINNIPLDARNHGYTVLDIQQDGPTIRYLIQK; encoded by the coding sequence ATGAAAGCGATCGTTCCCGACTACCGCCTCGATATGCTGGGTGAACCTTGCCCGTACCCGGCGGTTGCCACGCTTGAGGCGATGCCGCAACTGAAAAAGGGCGAGATCCTGGAGGTGGTGAGCGACTGCCCTCAATCCATCAACAATATTCCCCTGGACGCCAGAAACCACGGCTATACGGTACTGGATATTCAACAGGATGGGCCGACCATCCGCTATCTCATCCAGAAATAA
- a CDS encoding DUF883 family protein, with protein MSDQNLDNDAQYAGEKAKNKLDEFAGAAQQQFGEAVDSPKHQLKGAGRKYAAQASDVVTDVTDAVKNNPLTGLIAAGAVGIVLGLLLGRK; from the coding sequence ATGTCAGACCAAAATCTTGATAATGATGCACAATATGCAGGTGAAAAAGCGAAGAACAAACTGGATGAATTCGCCGGCGCTGCGCAGCAGCAGTTTGGCGAGGCCGTTGATTCGCCAAAACATCAGCTGAAGGGTGCCGGGCGCAAATATGCTGCACAGGCAAGCGACGTTGTTACTGATGTTACCGACGCAGTAAAAAATAACCCTCTTACCGGCCTGATCGCCGCGGGTGCGGTGGGTATTGTTCTTGGCCTGCTGTTAGGGCGTAAATAA